A portion of the Suricata suricatta isolate VVHF042 chromosome 11, meerkat_22Aug2017_6uvM2_HiC, whole genome shotgun sequence genome contains these proteins:
- the LOC115306343 gene encoding olfactory receptor 4P4-like, which translates to MGHENITEFILLGLFSDEDAKIACFVLFSLCYIAILLGNLLILLTIRGSCLGEQPMYFFLNYLSFMDVCFTSTVAPKLITDLLAQRKTISYNNCVAQMFYAHFFGATEIFILVAMAYDRYAAICRPLHYMVIMSRQVCYSLVIASIMGAFIHSVSQVLIVMELPFCGPNQIDHYFCDVFPLLKLACMDTSLLVIVIITTTGVLSILTFVALVISYIIILSTLKTHSSQGRRKALSTCGSHITVVFMFFLPLIFTYVPTADSVSNDKVFALFYTMIAPMFNPLIYTLRNTDMKNAMRKVWCWHRWSEGK; encoded by the coding sequence ATGGGACATGAAAATATCACAGAATTTATCCTGCTGGGACTTTTTAGTGATGAGGATGCAAAGATTGCCTGCTTTGTGCTGTTCTCACTTTGCTACATTGCAATTCTCCTTGGAAACCTGCTCATTCTCCTTACCATCAGGGGTAGCTGTCTTGGTGAACagcccatgtactttttcctgaACTACCTGTCTTTCATGGATGTCTGTTTCACCTCTACGGTGGCCCCCAAACTGATCACAGATCTACTGGCTCAGAGGAAGACTATCTCTTACAACAATTGCGTGGCCCAGATGTTTTATGCTCACTTCTTTGGTGCCACTGAGATCTTCATCTTGGTagccatggcctatgaccgctatgcaGCCATCTGCAGACCCCTTCACTATATGGTCATCATGAGCAGACAGGTGTGCTATAGCCTTGTGATAGCCTCAATTATGGGAGCATTTATCCATTCAGTCTCCCAAGTATTGATTGTGATGGAACTTCCCTTCTGTGGCCCCAATCAGATAGACCACTATTTCTGTGATGTTTTCCCCTTGCTGAAGCTGGCCTGCATGGACACTAGCCTGTTGGTTATTGTGATCATTACCACCACAGGAGTGCTGTCCATTTTGACCTTTGTTGCCTTGGTGATTTCTTACATCATCATCCTGTCCACCCTGAAGACCCACTCATCTCAGGGCCGCCGCAAAGCCCTCTCCACCTGCGGCTCTCACATCACGGTCGTGTTCATGTTCTTCTTGCCCCTCATCTTCACGTACGTCCCCACGGCTGATTCTGTCAGTAACGACAAAGTGTTTGCCCTATTTTACACCATGATTGCTCCCATGTTCAACCCTCTCATCTATACACTGAGAAACACAGACATGAAAAACGCCATGAGGAAAGTGTGGTGCTGGCACAGATGGTCTGAAGGGAAATAA